In Sphingopyxis sp. CCNWLW2, a single window of DNA contains:
- a CDS encoding DUF1579 domain-containing protein, with protein sequence MAADFDFQIGSWQVKHRRLKERLAGCDDWEEFDGTSDMRPILGGDGNVEDNVLHIPGGTYRAIALRSYDPAQGRWAIWWLDARSPHALDVPVIGRFEDGVGHFYADDMLGERPIRLRFIWSRTDTATPRWEQAMSADGGESWEVNWTMDFTRR encoded by the coding sequence ATGGCCGCTGATTTCGATTTCCAGATTGGCAGCTGGCAGGTGAAGCACCGCCGGCTGAAAGAGCGGCTTGCCGGTTGCGACGATTGGGAAGAGTTCGACGGAACTTCGGACATGCGGCCGATTCTGGGCGGCGACGGCAATGTCGAGGACAATGTCCTCCATATCCCCGGCGGAACCTACCGCGCGATCGCGCTGCGATCCTATGACCCGGCGCAAGGCAGATGGGCGATCTGGTGGCTCGATGCGCGCAGCCCGCATGCCCTCGACGTTCCGGTGATCGGCCGGTTCGAGGACGGCGTCGGCCACTTCTATGCCGACGACATGCTCGGCGAACGGCCGATCCGGTTGCGCTTCATCTGGAGCCGCACCGACACCGCGACCCCGCGCTGGGAGCAGGCGATGTCGGCCGACGGCGGTGAAAGCTGGGAAGTGAACTGGACGATGGATTTTACCCGCCGCTGA
- a CDS encoding SDR family oxidoreductase, which yields MAKRPKPGKVGESAREKKGKRSAAAKLRRAVGSGKTIARPPSDRETDLDRAPQWEPRYPGSGRLDGKVAIVTGGDSGIGRAVCALFAREGADIAIVYLENRADAVETAAIVEAEGGRAIAIKADVGKPKAGEKIVAQTVEKLGRLDILVNNAGEQHPAEDIRDISAEQIERTFATNIFGMFYLVQAALPHLKKGAAVINCTSVTMYQGSKGLLDYSATKGAITAFTRSLSENLVEKGIRVNGVAPGPIWTPLNPRGGAPAEKVATFGESTPMKRPGEPNEVAPCFLFLACDDSSYMSGQVLHPNGGTIVNG from the coding sequence ATGGCGAAGCGGCCCAAACCCGGCAAGGTTGGCGAAAGCGCGAGGGAAAAGAAGGGCAAGCGCAGCGCCGCGGCCAAGCTGCGCCGCGCGGTCGGGTCGGGCAAGACGATCGCCAGGCCGCCGTCGGATCGCGAAACCGATCTCGACCGCGCTCCCCAATGGGAGCCGCGCTATCCGGGCTCGGGCCGCCTCGACGGCAAGGTCGCGATCGTCACCGGCGGCGACAGCGGCATCGGCCGGGCGGTCTGCGCGCTGTTCGCGCGCGAGGGCGCCGATATCGCGATCGTCTATCTCGAGAACAGGGCCGACGCGGTCGAGACCGCGGCGATCGTCGAGGCCGAAGGAGGCCGCGCGATTGCTATCAAGGCCGATGTCGGAAAACCCAAGGCGGGTGAAAAGATCGTCGCGCAGACGGTCGAGAAACTCGGCCGCCTTGACATCCTCGTCAACAATGCCGGCGAGCAGCATCCCGCCGAGGATATCCGCGATATCAGCGCCGAGCAGATCGAACGCACCTTCGCCACCAATATCTTCGGCATGTTCTATCTGGTGCAGGCGGCGTTGCCGCACCTCAAAAAAGGCGCGGCGGTCATCAATTGCACCAGCGTCACCATGTATCAGGGCTCAAAGGGCCTGCTCGACTACAGCGCTACCAAGGGCGCGATCACCGCCTTCACCCGCTCGCTCAGCGAAAATCTGGTGGAGAAGGGCATTCGTGTAAACGGCGTCGCGCCGGGGCCGATCTGGACCCCGCTGAACCCGCGCGGCGGCGCGCCCGCTGAGAAAGTCGCGACCTTCGGCGAGAGCACACCGATGAAACGCCCGGGCGAGCCCAATGAGGTTGCGCCCTGCTTCCTGTTCCTCGCGTGCGACGACAGCAGCTATATGTCGGGCCAAGTGCTGCATCCCAACGGCGGTACGATCGTTAATGGCTAG
- a CDS encoding DUF3008 family protein has translation MPAKSKAQQKAAGAALSAKRGDTPKSKLKGASKEMAESMTEKQLEDFAKGSAKGKPEHVD, from the coding sequence ATGCCAGCCAAATCGAAAGCCCAGCAGAAAGCCGCCGGAGCCGCGCTCAGCGCCAAGCGCGGCGATACGCCGAAGTCGAAGCTCAAAGGCGCATCGAAAGAGATGGCCGAGAGCATGACTGAAAAGCAGCTCGAGGATTTCGCCAAGGGCTCGGCCAAGGGCAAGCCTGAACACGTCGACTAG
- a CDS encoding DUF3298 and DUF4163 domain-containing protein translates to MTTETLWRNATPVLAGALLLAGCSDDKPTKAEKVAAASVPGAPSGGAADEAAKDAPASNVAESNDLIEFVYAYPKEAAQIPELAEALDSDRATKREALVAAARRDKAAAEKGEFPYRAHSYRQTWQRVTSTPRFLSLSAEIETYTGGAHGMQTFDTLIWDRNRRTQLKPLDLFQSGEAFDAAIRDSFCAGIKRAKVAKGITADEAPDSPFAKCPPASAQTVWLGSSDGRYLDRMTIAIAPYEVGPYAEGSYKINVPVTGVLVKAVKAEYARDFLPIN, encoded by the coding sequence ATGACGACTGAAACACTCTGGCGAAATGCCACTCCCGTTCTTGCCGGCGCGCTGCTGCTGGCGGGCTGTTCCGACGACAAGCCGACGAAGGCGGAAAAAGTGGCCGCCGCGTCGGTGCCCGGCGCGCCGTCAGGCGGCGCCGCCGACGAAGCGGCGAAGGATGCGCCAGCGTCGAACGTCGCCGAAAGCAACGATCTGATCGAATTCGTCTACGCTTATCCCAAGGAAGCCGCCCAAATCCCCGAACTCGCCGAGGCGCTCGACAGCGACCGGGCGACGAAGCGCGAGGCGTTGGTCGCCGCCGCGCGGCGCGACAAGGCGGCGGCCGAAAAGGGCGAATTTCCCTATCGTGCGCATAGCTATCGACAGACCTGGCAACGTGTGACGAGCACGCCGCGCTTCCTCAGCCTGTCGGCCGAGATCGAGACCTATACCGGCGGCGCGCACGGGATGCAGACCTTCGACACGCTGATCTGGGACCGCAACCGGCGCACGCAGCTGAAGCCGCTCGACCTGTTCCAGAGCGGCGAGGCGTTCGACGCCGCGATCCGCGATTCCTTCTGCGCCGGGATCAAGCGCGCGAAGGTCGCGAAGGGGATCACGGCCGACGAGGCGCCCGACAGCCCGTTCGCCAAATGCCCGCCCGCATCGGCGCAGACGGTGTGGCTCGGCTCTTCGGACGGCCGCTACCTCGACCGCATGACGATCGCGATCGCGCCCTATGAAGTCGGCCCCTATGCCGAGGGGAGCTACAAGATCAACGTGCCGGTGACGGGGGTGCTCGTCAAAGCCGTGAAGGCCGAATATGCGCGCGACTTCCTCCCCATCAACTGA
- a CDS encoding DUF4403 family protein: MHAKAFAALLLIGSLTACDRQTEVAPPPRASDKAPSPTQKSLIAVPINANTASLKQALERAVPRTLWTINQRGRACVQPQRVKVFGKKVKVTPPIACTIVGQVTRGPLRLRGEGAEIVVDVPLHAKIAARDVGGVLKGETATGAAMAHARIRIELTPDWRTQGKARITYGWTQAPGIDFLGRRITFTDEADAKLKPVVASVEREVTREIAKIDIRKQAADVWRQSFTSLELNRENPPVWMRVTPQRILYGGYQVEGQRMNLNLGLEAITETFVSGRPADSAPTLLPRLVREIPKPHLDVRVPVIADYAQLQPVVDRALAKRSKRPFVLPKLGSMMVKFGKSTIYGAEGGRIAVGVDVEAKLEMRSGAPTRGRIWMTAISANKPGSAEVHFTDLVINGDTDGVGGDLLILLGRSEGFAPLIADALTQNFTNDLGKLQGKIKRAVDQRREGAFVIRTRVDRFETGEIKAYGNGLYLPVRMVGGASVDYRPVR; the protein is encoded by the coding sequence ATGCACGCCAAGGCATTCGCCGCACTGCTGTTGATCGGATCGCTCACCGCTTGCGATCGCCAGACCGAGGTCGCGCCGCCCCCTCGCGCCTCGGACAAGGCCCCCTCGCCGACACAAAAATCGCTGATCGCCGTTCCGATCAACGCCAATACCGCCTCGCTGAAGCAAGCGCTCGAACGCGCGGTTCCACGGACATTGTGGACGATCAACCAGCGTGGGCGCGCCTGCGTCCAGCCGCAGCGCGTCAAGGTCTTTGGCAAGAAGGTCAAGGTCACCCCGCCCATCGCCTGCACGATCGTCGGACAGGTGACACGCGGGCCGCTGCGGCTGCGCGGGGAAGGCGCCGAGATCGTCGTCGACGTACCGCTCCATGCAAAGATCGCCGCACGCGACGTCGGCGGGGTGCTGAAGGGCGAGACCGCGACGGGCGCGGCGATGGCACACGCGCGCATCCGCATCGAACTCACCCCCGACTGGCGCACGCAGGGCAAGGCGCGCATCACCTATGGCTGGACGCAGGCGCCGGGCATCGATTTCCTCGGGCGCCGGATCACCTTCACCGACGAGGCCGATGCGAAGCTGAAGCCCGTCGTGGCGAGCGTCGAGCGCGAGGTGACCCGCGAGATCGCGAAGATCGACATCCGCAAACAGGCGGCCGACGTGTGGCGGCAGAGTTTCACATCGCTCGAACTCAACCGCGAGAATCCGCCGGTGTGGATGCGCGTGACGCCGCAGCGCATTCTCTATGGCGGCTACCAGGTCGAGGGGCAGCGGATGAACCTCAATCTAGGACTCGAGGCGATCACCGAGACATTTGTCTCGGGGCGGCCCGCCGACTCCGCACCTACCCTGCTGCCGCGGTTGGTCCGCGAAATCCCCAAACCGCATCTCGACGTGCGCGTGCCGGTGATCGCCGACTATGCGCAGCTCCAGCCCGTCGTCGACCGCGCGCTCGCCAAGCGGTCGAAGCGGCCGTTCGTGCTGCCGAAACTCGGCTCGATGATGGTCAAATTCGGCAAGTCGACGATCTACGGCGCGGAGGGTGGCCGGATCGCGGTGGGCGTCGACGTGGAGGCGAAGCTGGAGATGCGATCGGGCGCGCCGACGCGCGGGCGCATCTGGATGACCGCCATCTCGGCCAACAAGCCGGGCTCGGCCGAGGTTCATTTCACCGACCTCGTCATCAACGGCGACACCGACGGGGTCGGCGGCGACCTGCTCATCCTTCTCGGCCGCAGCGAGGGTTTCGCGCCATTGATCGCCGACGCGTTGACGCAGAATTTCACGAACGACCTCGGCAAGCTGCAAGGCAAGATCAAGCGCGCGGTCGACCAGCGGCGCGAAGGCGCTTTCGTTATCCGCACCCGCGTCGACCGCTTCGAAACCGGCGAGATCAAAGCCTATGGCAACGGCCTCTACCTGCCGGTGCGGATGGTCGGCGGGGCCAGCGTCGATTACCGTCCGGTGCGGTGA
- a CDS encoding flavin-containing monooxygenase: MAGTATTERPADAKAAPVDQDVLIVGAGISGIGMAVHLQMNSPDRSFALVERREQLGGTWDLFRYPGIRSDSDMHTLGFVFEPWKHEKSIADGPSILDYLNRIVDERHIRERIRFDSKVVGADWDSNAARWTVTMEDSKGARSTTTARWLYLGSGYYDYDEPFDAQFTGREDFQGQIIHPQFWPKDLDYKGKKVVVIGSGATAVTIVPSLKEAAHVTMLQRTPTWYFIRPAKDAFANFLRKFLPETLAYKITRFKNVRLQDIAFRRAREKPEKVKEFLTKKLQESLGDRYDAEAFTPPYNPWDQRLCLVPDADFFEAMKADKASVVTDHIEKFDATGIQLKSGKHLDADIIVTATGLKLAVAGKIPVRVDGAPVDWHDHFYYKACMFSNVPNFSAVFGYLNASWTLRADIVSEYVCRVLNHMRDTGTTVATPALADPSSLEEENVFDFSSGYIQRSLHIMPKSTVALPWRLSQNYVQDRIDMRTGAIADGVLTFSKAQAKAAAAPAELEAAE; encoded by the coding sequence ATGGCAGGCACGGCGACGACGGAACGCCCCGCGGACGCGAAAGCTGCACCGGTCGATCAGGATGTGCTGATCGTCGGCGCGGGGATTTCGGGCATCGGCATGGCCGTGCATTTGCAGATGAATTCTCCCGACCGCAGCTTCGCCCTCGTCGAGCGCCGCGAACAGCTTGGCGGAACCTGGGATCTGTTCCGTTACCCCGGCATCCGTTCGGACAGCGACATGCACACGCTGGGTTTCGTCTTCGAACCGTGGAAGCATGAAAAATCGATCGCCGACGGCCCCTCGATCCTCGACTATCTCAATCGCATCGTCGATGAACGCCATATTCGCGAGCGCATCCGCTTCGACAGCAAGGTCGTCGGCGCAGACTGGGACAGCAATGCCGCGCGCTGGACGGTAACGATGGAGGACAGCAAGGGCGCAAGGTCGACCACGACCGCGCGCTGGCTCTATCTCGGCTCGGGCTATTACGACTATGACGAGCCCTTCGACGCGCAGTTTACGGGCCGCGAGGATTTCCAGGGGCAGATCATCCACCCGCAATTCTGGCCGAAGGACCTCGATTACAAGGGCAAGAAAGTCGTCGTGATCGGATCGGGTGCGACCGCAGTCACCATCGTCCCGTCGCTGAAAGAAGCCGCGCACGTCACGATGCTCCAGCGCACGCCGACCTGGTATTTTATCCGGCCTGCCAAGGACGCGTTCGCCAACTTCCTCCGCAAATTCCTGCCCGAAACGCTCGCGTACAAGATCACGCGCTTCAAGAATGTGCGATTGCAGGACATTGCCTTCCGCCGCGCGCGCGAGAAGCCCGAGAAGGTCAAGGAGTTCCTGACCAAGAAGCTGCAGGAAAGCCTTGGCGACCGCTACGACGCCGAAGCTTTCACGCCGCCCTATAACCCATGGGACCAGCGTCTCTGCCTCGTCCCCGATGCCGACTTCTTCGAGGCGATGAAGGCCGACAAGGCGTCGGTCGTGACCGATCATATCGAGAAATTCGACGCGACCGGCATCCAGCTGAAATCGGGCAAGCACCTCGACGCCGACATCATCGTCACCGCGACGGGTCTGAAGCTCGCGGTCGCCGGCAAGATCCCGGTGCGTGTCGACGGCGCGCCCGTCGATTGGCATGACCATTTCTATTACAAGGCGTGCATGTTCTCGAACGTGCCGAACTTCTCGGCCGTGTTCGGTTATCTCAACGCAAGCTGGACGCTGCGCGCCGACATCGTGTCCGAATATGTCTGCCGCGTGCTCAACCATATGCGCGACACCGGGACCACGGTCGCGACCCCCGCGCTCGCCGACCCGTCGAGCCTCGAAGAGGAAAATGTCTTCGACTTCTCGTCGGGCTATATCCAGCGCTCGCTGCACATCATGCCGAAGAGCACGGTCGCGCTGCCCTGGCGGCTCAGCCAGAATTATGTGCAGGACCGGATCGACATGCGCACCGGCGCGATCGCCGACGGGGTCCTGACCTTCTCCAAAGCGCAAGCGAAGGCGGCGGCGGCTCCGGCGGAACTCGAAGCCGCGGAGTAA
- a CDS encoding inorganic phosphate transporter — protein MHELAFPLLVGLVILALAFDFLNGLHDAANSIATVVATRLLRPVQAVLFAAFFNFAAYFLSVIFPELHKVAETIGKGIIDKDLVTPAVVFGALVGAMFWNVVTWLKGIPSSSSHALVGGIVGAGVAHAGFEGIEWTGLNKTVIAIFLSPLLGMMLAMLVMLVSSWALRRATAGFAEKTFRHLHLFSSAAYSISHGLNDAQKTMGIITVLLYSTGYLGGEFHVPHWVAFSCYIAIALGTLSGGWKIIETMGGRITKLSHHQGFAASTGGSIMVFTASLLGIPVSTTHTITGSIIGAGVARRTSAVRWGVAGNVVAAWFITIPASAAVAAVFYAITRLF, from the coding sequence ATGCACGAACTCGCTTTCCCGCTCCTCGTCGGCCTCGTCATCCTCGCGCTGGCGTTCGACTTTCTCAACGGCCTGCACGACGCCGCGAACAGCATCGCGACCGTCGTCGCGACGAGGTTGCTGCGGCCGGTGCAGGCGGTGCTGTTCGCTGCCTTCTTCAACTTTGCCGCTTATTTTCTGTCGGTCATCTTTCCCGAGCTGCACAAGGTCGCCGAAACGATCGGCAAGGGGATTATCGACAAGGATCTGGTGACCCCCGCGGTCGTGTTCGGCGCGCTCGTCGGCGCGATGTTCTGGAACGTCGTCACCTGGCTGAAGGGCATTCCCTCCTCGTCGAGCCACGCGCTTGTCGGCGGCATCGTCGGCGCGGGCGTCGCGCATGCCGGGTTCGAGGGGATCGAGTGGACCGGTCTCAACAAGACGGTGATCGCGATCTTCCTGTCGCCTTTGCTCGGCATGATGCTCGCGATGCTGGTGATGCTGGTCAGCAGCTGGGCGCTCCGCCGCGCGACCGCCGGTTTCGCCGAAAAGACCTTCCGGCACCTCCACCTCTTTTCGTCCGCCGCCTATTCGATCAGCCACGGGCTGAACGACGCGCAAAAGACAATGGGGATCATCACCGTCCTCCTCTATTCGACCGGCTATCTCGGCGGCGAATTCCATGTGCCGCACTGGGTCGCGTTCAGCTGCTACATCGCGATCGCGCTCGGCACGCTGTCGGGCGGGTGGAAGATCATCGAGACGATGGGCGGCCGCATCACCAAGCTGTCGCATCATCAGGGCTTTGCCGCGTCGACCGGCGGGTCGATCATGGTGTTCACCGCCAGCCTGCTCGGCATCCCGGTGTCGACGACGCACACGATCACCGGCAGCATCATCGGCGCAGGCGTGGCGCGCCGGACGAGCGCGGTGCGATGGGGCGTCGCGGGCAATGTCGTCGCGGCGTGGTTCATCACCATCCCGGCAAGCGCGGCGGTGGCGGCGGTCTTCTATGCGATCACCCGCCTGTTCTGA
- a CDS encoding DUF47 family protein yields the protein MRQIAVLPYRFGGPAQDGPTEILLITSRETKRWVVPKGNPLTGITRHAAAAIEAEEEAGVIGAVCPTPIGSYEYRKRRANGASIKYDVEVFPLAVTNELDDWKEMDERDRKWFSFRDAASAVEEPDLQALIRSFGDGGFRAVAQPRGVVENVADKTGVSWMFAWFQRLLPRQGNFFELFESHAATLVAGANALSRMLQGGEGMADHVQEIIEREHDADAITREVLQTVRRTFLTPFDRSAITDLIASMDDAIDEMQKTAGAVDLYDVTEFEPEMRDIAGIIVDAARLTAEALPLLRNIGANGPRLHELTERLVRMEGHADEIHAAGLKRLFREHGESNPTRFLITRELFRHLERVTDSFEDVANEIDGLVIDHA from the coding sequence ATGCGTCAGATCGCCGTCCTTCCCTATCGATTCGGCGGACCCGCGCAGGACGGGCCGACCGAAATCCTGCTGATCACGTCGCGCGAGACGAAGCGCTGGGTGGTGCCGAAGGGCAATCCGCTGACCGGCATCACGCGTCACGCCGCCGCCGCGATCGAGGCGGAAGAAGAGGCGGGGGTGATCGGCGCGGTGTGTCCGACGCCGATCGGCAGCTATGAATATCGGAAGCGCCGCGCTAACGGCGCGTCGATCAAATATGATGTCGAAGTCTTCCCGCTCGCCGTGACGAACGAGCTCGACGACTGGAAGGAAATGGACGAACGCGACCGCAAATGGTTTTCGTTCCGCGACGCCGCCTCGGCGGTCGAGGAACCCGATTTGCAGGCGCTCATCCGCTCGTTCGGTGATGGCGGTTTCCGCGCCGTCGCCCAGCCGCGCGGGGTCGTCGAAAATGTAGCAGACAAGACAGGGGTTAGCTGGATGTTCGCATGGTTTCAGCGTTTGCTGCCGCGACAGGGAAATTTCTTTGAATTGTTCGAAAGCCACGCCGCGACGCTCGTCGCCGGGGCGAACGCGCTGTCGCGCATGTTGCAGGGCGGCGAGGGCATGGCCGACCATGTCCAGGAAATCATCGAGCGCGAGCATGACGCCGACGCGATCACCCGCGAAGTGCTCCAGACCGTCCGCCGCACTTTCCTGACCCCGTTCGACCGCAGCGCGATCACCGACCTGATCGCCTCGATGGACGATGCGATCGACGAGATGCAGAAGACCGCGGGTGCGGTCGACCTGTATGACGTCACCGAGTTCGAGCCCGAGATGCGCGACATCGCCGGGATCATCGTCGACGCCGCTCGGCTGACGGCGGAAGCGCTGCCGCTGCTTCGCAACATCGGCGCCAACGGTCCGCGGCTCCACGAGCTCACCGAGCGGCTGGTGCGGATGGAAGGTCATGCCGACGAAATCCATGCTGCCGGGCTCAAGCGCCTGTTCCGCGAGCATGGCGAATCGAACCCGACCCGCTTCCTGATCACGCGCGAACTCTTCCGCCATCTCGAGCGCGTCACCGACAGCTTCGAGGATGTCGCGAACGAAATCGACGGCCTGGTCATCGACCACGCATAA
- the rimO gene encoding 30S ribosomal protein S12 methylthiotransferase RimO, whose protein sequence is MTVKTLPTQPKVGMVSLGCPKALVDSERILTKLRADGYGLSPDYAGADVVLVNTCGFLDSAKEESLEAIGEAMAENGRVIVTGCMGNEAEVIRARFPNVLAVTGAHQYEQVVDAVHDAAPPTQGPFVDLVPEGGLKLTPRHYSYLKISEGCNHSCSFCIIPDLRGKLVSRRIDAVLREAEKLVAAGTKELLVISQDTSAYGVDIRHDPRQWHGREVRAHMTDLARELGQLKTSEGRAPWVRLHYVYPYPHVDAVIPLMADGLLTPYLDIPFQHAAPSVLKRMKRPANEAKVLERLKSWRAIAPDISIRSSFVVGFPGETEADFQYLLDWLDEAQLDRVGAFRFEPVAGAQANALDDQVPEEVKEERYQRIMAKTAAISAAKLEAKIGRTLPVIIDEVGEADEDGSIGATGRSQADAPEIDGHVYLRDVAATLKAGDIVDVEIEDADEHDLFGAVAG, encoded by the coding sequence TCGTCGACAGCGAACGGATTCTGACCAAGCTCCGCGCCGATGGCTACGGCCTGTCGCCCGATTATGCGGGCGCCGACGTCGTGCTCGTCAACACCTGCGGTTTCCTCGACTCGGCGAAGGAAGAAAGCCTCGAGGCGATCGGCGAAGCGATGGCCGAGAATGGCCGCGTCATCGTCACCGGCTGCATGGGCAATGAGGCCGAGGTCATCCGCGCGCGCTTCCCGAACGTGCTCGCAGTCACCGGCGCGCATCAGTATGAGCAGGTCGTCGACGCCGTCCACGACGCCGCGCCGCCGACGCAGGGCCCGTTCGTCGACCTCGTCCCCGAAGGCGGGCTGAAGCTCACGCCGCGGCATTACAGCTATCTGAAGATCAGCGAAGGCTGCAACCACAGCTGCTCCTTCTGCATCATCCCCGATCTGCGCGGCAAACTCGTCAGCCGCCGCATCGACGCGGTGCTGCGCGAAGCCGAAAAGCTCGTCGCCGCGGGGACGAAGGAACTGCTGGTGATCAGCCAGGACACCTCGGCGTACGGCGTCGACATCCGCCACGATCCGCGCCAGTGGCATGGTCGCGAAGTCCGCGCGCACATGACCGACCTCGCGCGCGAACTCGGGCAGCTCAAGACAAGCGAAGGCCGCGCCCCGTGGGTGCGCCTCCACTATGTCTACCCCTATCCGCACGTCGATGCGGTGATCCCGCTGATGGCCGACGGGCTGCTCACGCCTTATCTCGACATCCCCTTCCAGCACGCGGCGCCGAGCGTTCTCAAGCGCATGAAGCGCCCCGCGAACGAAGCGAAAGTGCTCGAACGGCTGAAGAGCTGGCGCGCCATCGCTCCCGACATTTCGATCCGCTCGAGCTTCGTCGTCGGCTTCCCCGGCGAGACCGAGGCCGACTTCCAATATCTCCTCGACTGGCTCGACGAAGCCCAGCTCGACCGCGTCGGCGCCTTCCGCTTCGAACCCGTCGCGGGGGCGCAGGCGAATGCGCTCGACGATCAGGTGCCCGAAGAAGTCAAGGAAGAGCGCTACCAGCGCATCATGGCGAAAACCGCCGCGATCAGCGCCGCCAAGCTCGAAGCCAAGATCGGCCGCACCCTCCCCGTGATCATCGACGAAGTCGGTGAGGCAGACGAAGACGGCAGCATCGGCGCGACCGGCCGCTCACAGGCCGACGCGCCCGAGATCGACGGTCATGTGTATCTGCGTGACGTCGCGGCCACATTGAAGGCCGGCGACATCGTCGACGTCGAGATCGAGGACGCCGACGAGCATGACCTGTTCGGGGCGGTCGCGGGCTAA